From Scleropages formosus chromosome 25, fSclFor1.1, whole genome shotgun sequence, a single genomic window includes:
- the plpp2a gene encoding phospholipid phosphatase 2 isoform X2, with amino-acid sequence MTDPGKKKIFVVLDVLCVLVASLPFLIMTIVSRPYQRGVYCDDQSIQYPSKPDTITHGLMAAVTISCTVIIITSGEAYLVYTKRLHSNSDFNQYVSALYKVVGTFTFGAAVSQSLTDMAKYTIGRPRPNFLAVCAPKSCVGYVQNINCTGDPRNVTESRLSFYSGHSSFGMYCMLFLALYIQARMVAKWARLLRPTIQFFLVAFAVYVGYTRVSDYKHHWSDVLVGFLQGALIAVLNVRYVSDFFKQRPSCSLQAEADQREVLEPKATLQIAETERNNHYGYRGTV; translated from the exons CCTCGCTGCCCTTCCTCATCATGACCATCGTGTCCAGGCCCTACCAGCGGGGGGTCTACTGTGATGACCAGAGCATCCAGTACCCTTCCAAGCCCGACACCATCACGCATGGGCTGATGGCCGCCGTGACTATCTCCTGCACCGtcatcatt ATCACGTCTGGGGAGGCCTACCTCGTCTACACCAAGCGCCTCCACTCCAACTCGGACTTCAACCAGTACGTGTCGGCCCTCTACAAGGTAGTCGGCACGTTCACGTTCGGCGCCGCCGTGAGCCAGTCCCTCACCGACATGGCCAAGTACACCATCGGCCGGCCGCGGCCCAACTTCCTGGCCGTGTGCGCGCCCAAGTCCTGCGTGGGATACGTGCAGAACATCAACTGCACCGGAGACCCCCGCAACGTCACCGAGTCCCG GCTGTCCTTCTACTCCGGACACTCCTCTTTCGGCATGTACTGCATGCTCTTCCTGGCG CTCTACATCCAAGCGCGGATGGTGGCCAAGTGGGCCCGGCTCCTGCGGCCCACGATCCAGTTCTTCCTGGTGGCGTTTGCCGTGTACGTGGGCTACACGCGTGTCTCCGACTACAAGCACCACTGGAGCGACGTTCTGGTGGGCTTTCTGCAGGGGGCGCTCATCGCCGTTCTCAAC GTGCGCTACGTGTCAGACTTCTTCAAGCAGCGGCCGTCCTGCAGCCTGCAAGCCGAGGCGGACCAGAGGGAGGTTCTGGAGCCCAAGGCCACCCTACAGATCGCCGAGACCGAACGCAACAACCACTACGGCTACCGCGGTACGGTCTGA
- the plpp2a gene encoding phospholipid phosphatase 2 isoform X3: MTIVSRPYQRGVYCDDQSIQYPSKPDTITHGLMAAVTISCTVIIITSGEAYLVYTKRLHSNSDFNQYVSALYKVVGTFTFGAAVSQSLTDMAKYTIGRPRPNFLAVCAPKSCVGYVQNINCTGDPRNVTESRLSFYSGHSSFGMYCMLFLALYIQARMVAKWARLLRPTIQFFLVAFAVYVGYTRVSDYKHHWSDVLVGFLQGALIAVLNVRYVSDFFKQRPSCSLQAEADQREVLEPKATLQIAETERNNHYGYRGTV; this comes from the exons ATGACCATCGTGTCCAGGCCCTACCAGCGGGGGGTCTACTGTGATGACCAGAGCATCCAGTACCCTTCCAAGCCCGACACCATCACGCATGGGCTGATGGCCGCCGTGACTATCTCCTGCACCGtcatcatt ATCACGTCTGGGGAGGCCTACCTCGTCTACACCAAGCGCCTCCACTCCAACTCGGACTTCAACCAGTACGTGTCGGCCCTCTACAAGGTAGTCGGCACGTTCACGTTCGGCGCCGCCGTGAGCCAGTCCCTCACCGACATGGCCAAGTACACCATCGGCCGGCCGCGGCCCAACTTCCTGGCCGTGTGCGCGCCCAAGTCCTGCGTGGGATACGTGCAGAACATCAACTGCACCGGAGACCCCCGCAACGTCACCGAGTCCCG GCTGTCCTTCTACTCCGGACACTCCTCTTTCGGCATGTACTGCATGCTCTTCCTGGCG CTCTACATCCAAGCGCGGATGGTGGCCAAGTGGGCCCGGCTCCTGCGGCCCACGATCCAGTTCTTCCTGGTGGCGTTTGCCGTGTACGTGGGCTACACGCGTGTCTCCGACTACAAGCACCACTGGAGCGACGTTCTGGTGGGCTTTCTGCAGGGGGCGCTCATCGCCGTTCTCAAC GTGCGCTACGTGTCAGACTTCTTCAAGCAGCGGCCGTCCTGCAGCCTGCAAGCCGAGGCGGACCAGAGGGAGGTTCTGGAGCCCAAGGCCACCCTACAGATCGCCGAGACCGAACGCAACAACCACTACGGCTACCGCGGTACGGTCTGA
- the plpp2a gene encoding phospholipid phosphatase 2 isoform X1: MMGSGGGASVTSVSSAGVYLSSKQCPPVPTTASLPFLIMTIVSRPYQRGVYCDDQSIQYPSKPDTITHGLMAAVTISCTVIIITSGEAYLVYTKRLHSNSDFNQYVSALYKVVGTFTFGAAVSQSLTDMAKYTIGRPRPNFLAVCAPKSCVGYVQNINCTGDPRNVTESRLSFYSGHSSFGMYCMLFLALYIQARMVAKWARLLRPTIQFFLVAFAVYVGYTRVSDYKHHWSDVLVGFLQGALIAVLNVRYVSDFFKQRPSCSLQAEADQREVLEPKATLQIAETERNNHYGYRGTV, encoded by the exons ATGATGGGTTCAGGAGGTGGTGCCAGTGTGACAAGCGTTTCCAGCGCAGGTGTGTATTTGAGTTCGAAACAGTGTCCCCCTGTCCCCACCACAGCCTCGCTGCCCTTCCTCATCATGACCATCGTGTCCAGGCCCTACCAGCGGGGGGTCTACTGTGATGACCAGAGCATCCAGTACCCTTCCAAGCCCGACACCATCACGCATGGGCTGATGGCCGCCGTGACTATCTCCTGCACCGtcatcatt ATCACGTCTGGGGAGGCCTACCTCGTCTACACCAAGCGCCTCCACTCCAACTCGGACTTCAACCAGTACGTGTCGGCCCTCTACAAGGTAGTCGGCACGTTCACGTTCGGCGCCGCCGTGAGCCAGTCCCTCACCGACATGGCCAAGTACACCATCGGCCGGCCGCGGCCCAACTTCCTGGCCGTGTGCGCGCCCAAGTCCTGCGTGGGATACGTGCAGAACATCAACTGCACCGGAGACCCCCGCAACGTCACCGAGTCCCG GCTGTCCTTCTACTCCGGACACTCCTCTTTCGGCATGTACTGCATGCTCTTCCTGGCG CTCTACATCCAAGCGCGGATGGTGGCCAAGTGGGCCCGGCTCCTGCGGCCCACGATCCAGTTCTTCCTGGTGGCGTTTGCCGTGTACGTGGGCTACACGCGTGTCTCCGACTACAAGCACCACTGGAGCGACGTTCTGGTGGGCTTTCTGCAGGGGGCGCTCATCGCCGTTCTCAAC GTGCGCTACGTGTCAGACTTCTTCAAGCAGCGGCCGTCCTGCAGCCTGCAAGCCGAGGCGGACCAGAGGGAGGTTCTGGAGCCCAAGGCCACCCTACAGATCGCCGAGACCGAACGCAACAACCACTACGGCTACCGCGGTACGGTCTGA